A genomic region of Aspergillus oryzae RIB40 DNA, chromosome 1 contains the following coding sequences:
- a CDS encoding uncharacterized protein (N-methylhydantoinase A/acetone carboxylase, beta subunit), which yields MTKYRIGVDVGGTNTDAAIIDILGIDSPSRGVCASTKTPTTSDVTSGIYTAIQKVLEQSRVDRQDVVSVAIGTTHFVNAVVQADSSRLSKVAVVRLCGPFTRQVPPFTEFPSDLKGIMGGPVFYLDGGLEIDGREIAPLNVEQIKATVKNIQDAGIKMVALLGVFSPLDHNGIHEETCKKLMLDLDPSLSIVCSHSIGRIGFLERENATILNASILAFARKTVRAFCSAMAKLQLRFPLYLTQNDGTLTDAATAAEMPIKTFASGPTNSMTGAAFLANLDRGGGSKQFDRQVLVVDIGGTTTDVCALLPSGFPRQASNFVEVGGVRTAFSMPEVLSVGLGGGSRVVVNEQTGVVSVGPESVGHYLTSRAMAFGGDVMTATDIVAASAKADIGDRKMVEQIPAQVVTKAREQIRKILERAIDGVKISDQPVVLLLVGGGSVIHMDALNGVTECIMPPHHDSANAVGAAIAKVAGEIDVIELLEGRDEKQIFEAAKQRAIDAAVARGAERDGVKIATIEKIPLAYATNKATRLVIKAIGNLAPLDIDNQASESNTFQDNINDTLEGNEKEPSKSNKRRETPHFAAKPSLQIDLDTYQPDVRNNTWYISPVDLEFMAAGTGVLGTGGGGPSRIQYLHCLQFLQAPGYAGNMRVVKPASLRDSDVCVMGSVSSERLSAGTELALAIESCAQVTGKKDFHAIVTDEIGGGNGLSAFPSSVMYDIPVVDGDLMGRAYPTLEHCTPYVYGLSSTPCAVADGRGNVSIILHAESNRRAETMARSQCVDLGNRVALSTAPLTGAQTKKYIIPNTISQAWYIGRAVYRARRSKTDMIQAIFDTSPGKLLYTGKIVDVKRDVSRGYTMGYCLLAPLSSDERESTIPSGCADGLVENRYLVIPFQNEFLYAAYTDPEAPEEIAKQEVICTVPDLISILGQDGEAIGSQELRYGLKVNLIAMAAHPLWTTEEGLSIGGPKGFGLDMEWTKLGEYWEPRSVIEEFNRCE from the exons ATGACCAAATATCGCATCGGCGTCGATGTCGGCGGCACAAATACCGACGCTGCAATCATCGATATCCTCGGTATCGACTCTCCCTCGCGCGGTGTTTGCGCTTCCACGAAGACTCCAACGACCTCGGACGTGACGTCTGGTATATATACTGCAATTCAGAAAGTACTGGAGCAGTCCCGTGTCGATAGACAGGATGTTGTTAGTGTCGCGATCGGCACGACGCATTTTGTCAATGCCGTTGTCCAGGCAGACTCGAGTAGACTGAGTAAGGTCGCTGTCGTGAGGCTCTGTGGTCCCTTTACGAGACAGGTGCCGCCTTTTACGGAGTTTCCGTCAGATTTAAAGGGGATTATGGGCGGTCCGGTGTTTTatttggatggtg GCCTTGAAATCGACGGGCGCGAAATCGCACCATTGAATGTAGAACAGATTAAAGCTACCGTGAAGAACATTCAAGACGCAGGCATCAAGATGGTGGCTCTTCTCGGCGTGTTTTCTCCATTGGATCACAATGGGATCCATGAGGAGACCTGTAAGAAGTTGATGCTCGATTTGGATCCCTCGCTATCCATCGTCTGTTCGCATTCTATCGGTCGCATCGGTTTcctggagagggaaaacGCGACTATTCTCAATGCATCTATTCTTGCCTTCGCCAGGAAAACGGTGAGAGCGTTCTGTAGCGCAATGGCTAAACTGCAACTGCGTTTTCCGCTGTATCTTACCCAGAATGATGGCACCTTGACTGATGCAGCCACGGCGGCTGAAATGCCCATAAAGACCTTTGCTAGTGGCCCGACGAATAGTATGACTGGCGCTGCGTTTCTTGCTAACTTGGATCGGGGTGGTGGTTCGAAACAATTTGATAGGCAGGTGCTGGTGGTTGATATCGGTGGAACAACTACTGATGTTTGCGCGCTGCTTCCGTCTGGATTTCCACGTCAAGCATCGAACTTCGTGGAGGTTGGAGGCGTGCGGACTGCGTTCTCAATGCCTGAGGTTCTGTCAGTTGGGCTCGGTGGTGGTAGTCGTGTGGTTGTCAATGAACAGACCGGGGTTGTCAGTGTTGGGCCTGAGTCCGTGGGCCATTATCTCACCAGCCGGGCCATGGCCTTTGGTGGGGATGTGATGACTGCAACAGATATCGTTGCAGCATCTGCAAAGGCTGATATAGGGGACCGCAAGATGGTAGAACAAATTCCTGCGCAGGTTGTCACGAAGGCCCGAGAACAGATTCGCAAAATCCTGGAACGTGCTATCGATGGTGTAAAGATCTCCGACCAGCCGGTTGTGCTGCTGCTTGTCGGTGGTGGTTCAGTCATTCATATGGATGCTTTGAATGGTGTCACGGAGTGTATCATGCCGCCGCACCATGATTCTGCGAATGCTGTTGGTGCGGCCATTGCTAAGGTAGCCGGGGAGATAGATGTGATTGAGCTACTAGAGGGCCGAGATGAGAAGCAGATATTCGAGGCAGCAAAACAACGAGCTATTGATGCAGCTGTTGCCCGTGGAGCTGAGAGAGACGGGGTAAAGATCGCTACAATCGAGAAGATTCCTCTTGCCTATGCTACAAACAAGGCGACACGGCTTGTTATCAAGGCGATTGGGAATCTTGCTCCATTGGATATTGATAATCAAGCGTCAGAGTCCAATACTTTCCAGGACAATATAAACGACACtcttgaaggaaatgagaaggaaCCCAGCAAGAGCAATAAACGGCGTGAGACACCCCATTTCGCTGCGAAACCATCCCTCCAGATCGACTTGGATACATATCAGCCCGACGTCCGCAACAACACATGGTACATATCCCCCGTCGACCTAGAGTTCATGGCGGCCGGCACAGGAGTCCTAGGAACAGGCGGCGGTGGCCCTTCCCGAATACAGTACCTCCACTGCCTCCAGTTTCTCCAAGCTCCAGGATACGCGGGAAACATGCGTGTTGTCAAGCCTGCCAGCTTAAGGGACTCCGATGTCTGCGTCATGGGCTC CGTATCCAGCGAGCGTCTCTCAGCAGGCACAGAACTGGCTCTGGCTATTGAAAGCTGTGCGCAAGTTACCGGCAAGAAGGACTTTCATGCCATTGTCACAGACGAGATTGGAGGCGGGAATGGTTTGTCGGCATTCCCTTCCAGTGTGATGTACGATATTCCGGTGGTAGATGGGGACTTGATGGGGAGAGCATACCCGACGCTGGAGCACT GTACGCCATACGTCTACGGACTCTCCTCCACTCCTTGCGCCGTCGCAGACGGAAGAGGGAATGTATCCATCATCCTG CACGCCGAGAGCAACCGCCGCGCCGAAACAATGGCACGAAGTCAATGCGTCGATCTAGGAAATAGGGTCGCCCTATCAACTGCGCCACTTACGGGCGCCCAAaccaagaaatatatcataCCAAACACCATCTCTCAGGCGTGGTATATCGGGAGAGCTGTGTATCGTGCTCGACGATCAAAGACAGACATGATTCAGGCCATT TTCGATACCTCGCCCGGTAAACTCCTCTATACTGGCAAGATCGTCGACGTCAAACGAGATGTGAGCCGCGGTTATACAATGGGCTATTGTCTGCTTGCGCCTCTTAGTAGCGATGAACGGGAGAGTACTATTCCTTCTGGTTGTGCTGATGGTTTGGTAGAGAATCGCTACTTGGTTATCCCCTTCCAGAATGAGTTTCTTTATGCCGCTTATACGGATCCTGAGGCTCCGGAGGAGATAGCCAAGCAAGAAGTTATCTGTACTGTCCCTGATTTGATTTCGATACTGGGACAGGATGGCGAGGCGATTGGATCGCAGGAGCTACGATATGGTCTTAAAGTCAATTTGATTGCTATGGCAGCGCATCCGTTGTGGAcgacagaagaaggactGAGTATTGGGGGTCCGAAGGGATTTGGATTGGATATGGAGTGGACGAAGTTGGGGGAGTACTGGGAGCCGAGAAGTGTGATCGAGGAATTCAATAGATGTGAGTGA
- a CDS encoding flavin-containing monooxygenase (predicted flavoprotein involved in K+ transport) has translation MTQSPSKPDYDILIVGAGFSGIFLLYQLRKLGYRCKIYETAPDLGGVWYWNTYPGARVDTESFVYQLSIPEAWKDWDWKERFPGRDELQAYFHHLDKVLDIKKDVEFETSVVGAQFDRDSALWKVKTDNGKTTTSRFFLPCVGTVTKQYVPDFPGLQSFQGEIYHSSAWPREGVDVQGKKLAVIGTGPSGVQIIQEWAKEADTLTVFQRTPNLALPMGQEIYTVEDQARIRSRYPQVFEDRAKTFSGNLEDFLPTKLFDVPTAERAALFEANWKKGGFSFILDNYSDILLDEKANRELYNFWAKKTRERIVDPRKKDLLAPLEPFHALGAKRSSLEQDYFEQFNRPNVDIVNLREVKIAEVKPTGIATSDGNFYPVDAIAIATGFDAVTGPITNMGLINTDGTSLAEEWKDGVHNYLGMASHGYPNMFWIYGVHGPTGLSNGPVAIELQGQWVIDAIQKIDKSGLSYVEPTVEAEQKWKELVTQITDMTLLPAVDSWYMGANIPGKKREHLNFPGGLALYEQQCRQALEGWEGFQTV, from the coding sequence ATGACACAATCTCCCTCCAAACCAGATTATgatatcctcatcgtcggcgCTGGGTTCTCTGGGATTTTCCTCCTATACCAGCTTCGCAAGCTAGGCTATAGGTGCAAAATATATGAGACTGCGCCAGACCTCGGCGGGGTATGGTACTGGAACACCTACCCCGGTGCCCGTGTAGATACAGAGAGTTTTGTTTACCAGCTGTCTATCCCAGAAGCATGGAAGGACTGGGACTGGAAGGAAAGATTCCCCGGGCGTGACGAGTTGCAGGCATATTTCCACCATCTGGATAAAGTGCTCGATATTAAGAAAGATGTCGAGTTCGAAACAAGCGTTGTTGGAGCGCAGTTCGACCGGGATAGCGCCCTGTGGAAGGTGAAAACCGATAATGGGAAAACCACGACTTCGCGGTTCTTTTTACCCTGCGTTGGAACGGTGACAAAGCAATATGTGCCTGATTTCCCTGGTTTACAGTCTTTCCAGGGAGAGATATATCATTCCTCAGCCTGGCCGCGGGAGGGGGTTGATGTGCAAGGGAAGAAGCTCGCTGTTATTGGAACCGGGCCCAGTGGAGTCCAGATTATCCAAGAATGGGCCAAGGAAGCAGACACTCTTACTGTTTTTCAACGAACGCCAAATCTAGCGCTTCCCATGGGCCAGGAGATCTATACAGTGGAGGACCAAGCACGTATCCGTTCTCGCTACCCACAGGTCTTTGAAGACAGAGCGAAGACATTTAGTGGGAATTTGGAGGATTTCCTACCGACGAAATTGTTCGATGTTCCAACTGCGGAGCGGGCGGCCTTGTTCGAGGCGAACTGGAAGAAGGGTGGATTTTCGTTTATTCTGGACAATTACTCGGACATAttgcttgatgaaaaggCAAACCGTGAGTTATACAATTTCTGGGCGAAGAAGACACGCGAGAGGATAGTTGATCCCAGGAAAAAGGATCTTCTGGCTCCGCTGGAACCATTTCATGCTCTCGGGGCGAAACGTTCATCGTTAGAGCAGGATTATTTCGAACAGTTTAATCGACCAAACGTTGATATTGTCAATCTCCGTGAAGTCAAGATCGCTGAGGTCAAACCCACCGGTATCGCTACCAGCGATGGAAACTTTTATCCTGTCGATGCTATTGCCATAGCTACCGGGTTTGATGCAGTCACTGGTCCTATCACGAATATGGGCCTTATAAACACGGACGGCACGTCGTTGGCTGAGGAGTGGAAGGATGGCGTCCACAACTACTTAGGCATGGCGAGCCATGGTTATCCAAATATGTTTTGGATCTACGGAGTTCATGGACCTACGGGGCTCAGTAATGGTCCGGTAGCTATTGAGCTTCAGGGCCAGTGGGTTATTGATGCGATTCAAAAGATCGATAAGAGCGGATTGTCATACGTGGAACCTACCGTTGAAGCAGAGCAGAAGTGGAAAGAGCTGGTAACCCAGATTACTGATATGACCTTGTTGCCAGCCGTGGACTCCTGGTATATGGGAGCTAATATACCTGGCAAGAAGCGAGAACATTTGAATTTCCCAGGTGGCCTGGCACTGTATGAACAGCAGTGTCGACAGGCCTTGGAAGGATGGGAGGGGTTTCAAACTGTGTAG
- a CDS encoding putative very-long-chain acyl-CoA synthetase family protein (CefD1) (very long-chain acyl-CoA synthetase/fatty acid transporter) encodes MSLAAAVAGGATLAAYLNAKFHIAKDVSSLLNVRRSEREYARAVSQKQGNIWFFFKETADRYPDMVCIWTRERSYTYREILAFSNQYAHFFLSKGVKKGDLVAFYLQNRAEFIFAWLGLWSIGCAPAAINYNLSGDALLHCLKISGAKLVLVDDDDECRARIDERKSTIEGDLGMELITVDPTFTTTVLSRFPTDVPENGRLALNMDGEYPAILLYTSGTTGMPKGCAFTMSRLYTTVLLRSNGMVTDKPGPDGDRWYSCMPLYHGTSAIAMINCVVSGRGIGLGKKFSVRQFWSDIRDSESTFFVYVGEAARYLLAAPPSPDDRNHRVRCMYGNGLRPDVWDKFRERFGVPEVGEFFNSTEGIFALFNYNTGPFTTGSVGHHGLIMRLLLNNVFIPVAIDPNTGDVLRDPKTGFVVRAPYETGGEIIVNVPNKEAFQGYWKNEDATSKKFLRDVFRKGDIYYRSGDALRRQSDGRWYFLDRLGDTFRWKSENVATAEVAEVLGQYPGILEANVYGVTVPHHEGRAGCAALQISPEAKANFNFQELAKFARSRLPKYAVPVFLRIVESSTHIHNHKQNKVPLRDEGVDPDRTGTKVTEGKEDQFYWLPPGEPSYKKFGRGDWEVLQSGKARL; translated from the exons ATGAGCCTCG CAGCTGCAGTCGCTGGTGGAGCGACATTGGCGGCGTACCTCAACGCCAAATTCCACATCGCTAAGGATGTCTCCAGCCTTTTGAATGTCCGAAGGAGCGAGCGCGAGTATGCACGCGCCGTCTCCCAGAAACAAGGCAAtatctggttcttcttcaaagaaaccgCTGATCGATATCCCGATATGGTCTGCATCTGGACGCGGGAGCGATCATACACATATCGTGAAATCCTGGCATTCTCAAATCAATACGCGCACTTCTTTTTATCAAAAGGTGTGAAGAAAGGTGATCTTGTGGCCTTTTATTTGCAGAACCGGGCCGAGTTCATCTTCGCGTGGCTTGGGTTGTGGAGTATTGGATGCGCGCCAGCGGCGATCAACTATAACTTGTCGGGCGATGCATTGCTGCATTGTTTGAAGATCAGTGGCGCCaagctggtgctggtggatgatgatgatgagtgCCGTGCCCGCATAGACGAGCGCAAATCCACAATTGAGGGCGACCTCGGGATGGAGCTTATCACTGTAGATCCTACGTTTACTACTACTGTGCTGTCGCGATTTCCCACGGACGTTCCTGAGAATGGCCGTCTGGCATTGAACATGGACGGCGAGTACCCAGCTATTCTCCTCTACACATCCGGCACTACGGGCATGCCGAAAGGCTGTGCCTTCACCATGTCCCGGTTATATACCACGGTTCTCCTACGCTCTAATGGCATGGTGACGGACAAACCAGGCCCCGACGGCGATCGTTGGTACAGCTGTATGCCCCTTTACCACGGCACATCTGCAATTGCCATGATCAACTGCGTTGTTAGCGGAAGGGGTATTGGTCTGGGTAAGAAATTCAGTGTGCGGCAGTTCTGGAGTGACATTCGGGATTCTGAATCGACGTTTTTCGTTTATGTCGGAGAGGCAGCACGCTATCTACTCGCTGCACCACCATCGCCTGATGATCGAAACCATCGGGTGCGTTGTATGTACGGCAACGGCCTACGTCCGGATGTTTGGGACAAGTTCCGAGAACGCTTTGGCGTACCAGAAGTTGGAGAGTTTTTCAATAGCACAGAAGGCATCTTCGCGTTGTTCAACTACAACACTGGCCCCTTTACGACCGGCAGTGTCGGTCACCACGGACTGATCATGCGTTTGCTGTTGAACAACGTATTCATTCCGGTGGCCATTGACCCGAATACAGGCGATGTCCTCCGCGATCCCAAAACGGGGTTTGTCGTGCGAGCCCCTTACGAGACGGGCGGTGAAATCATCGTGAATGTTCCAAACAAAGAGGCCTTCCAGGGCTACTGGAAGAATGAGGATGCGACCTCCAAGAAGTTCCTGCGCGATGTGTTCCGCAAGGGCGATATTTACTATAGATCGGGCGATGCTTTGCGCCGTCAATCAGATGGCCGGTGGTACTTCTTGGACCGCTTGGGAGATACGTTCCGGTGGAAGAGCGAGAATGT TGCTACCGCAGAAGTTGCCGAAGTCCTTGGTCAATATCCCGGCATCCTCGAAGCCAATGTTTACGGCGTCACGGTTCCACACCACGAAGGACGCGCGGGCTGCGCAGCCCTTCAGATAAGCCCGGAGGCTAAGGCAAACTTCAACTTCCAAGAGCTTGCCAAATTCGCTCGTTCCCGACTTCCTAAGTACGCTGTCCCGGTGTTCCTGCGCATCGTGGAGAGCTCGACCCATATCCACAATCATAAACAGAACAAAGTGCCGCTACGAGATGAAGGCGTCGACCCAGATAGGACCGGGACTAAGGTCACGGAGGGCAAGGAAGATCAATTCTACTGGCTGCCCCCAGGTGAGCCGTCATATAAGAAGTTTGGAAGGGGCGATTGGGAGGTATTACAGAGTGGTAAGGCTCGACTATAG